CCAGCATCAGTGCAGCAGGAACTGTCTTCAAAAGCTTCATTTTATTAGGGAGTCCATACAACAAAAAAAGAGACCATCACGGTCTCGGAAACTTTCTTGAGGATCAATGACAAGGCGTCCAGAGAAAGGTAACAAATTATAAAAAGCCGCAAATAACATAGCAATGATTTCTTATTTCATTTTTTGAATAAGAACGATCCCAAATCGACATTTAATTTATATGTCGGGTTTTCAGTTTTTGTCAGTATTCATATTTAAAATCATATTGTTATTTACATTGCCTTCCTGGTAATCGGTGCCAGACTTAAGGAAGCCCATACTAAAAGGAGGTCAACATGGTTTCCATATACACCCTGACACTCTCCCCTTCCCTCGACTCCGCGACTCTGACACCCCAGATTTACCCCGAGGGGAAACTGCGCTGTAGCGCCCCCGTCTTTGAACCGGGTGGCGGTGGCATCAACGTGGCCCGCGCGATTACGCACCTCGGCGGCAAAGCCACCGCAATATTCCCGTCAGGCGGTGCCACCGGCGAACACCTCGAGTCGCTGCTGGCGGATGAACAGGTCGCCACCCAGACCGTGAATGCCAAAGACTGGACGCGGCAAAACCTGCACGTCCATGTTGAGTCCAGTGGCGAGCAGTACCGCTTCGTCATGCCAGGTGCCAGACTTAGCGACGACGAGTTTCGCCAGCTCGAAGAGAAAGTGCTGGCGATTGAACCCGGCGCGCTGCTGGTCATCAGCGGCAGCCTGCCGCCCGGCATCAGTACGCAAAAGCTGACGGCGCTGATCGCATCCGTCCAGCAGCGCGGCATTCGCTGCATTGTCGACAGCTCAGGAGAAGCGCTCCAGGCAGCCCTTGAACCTGGTCAGCTTGAACTCGTTAAACCCAACCAAAAAGAGCTAAGCGCGCTGGTTAATCGCGCGTTGACCCAGCCTGATGACGTGCGGACCGCCGCCGAGGAGCTGGTTCGCAGCGGTAAAGCGCTGCGCGTGGTCGTCTCCCTGGGTCCTCAGGGGGCGCTGGCCGTCGACAAAACCGGCTTTGCTCAGGTGGTTCCGCCGCCCATGAAAAGTCAGAGCACCGTGGGTGCGGGTGACAGCATGGTCGGTGCGATGGTGTTAAAGCTGGCAGAAGGTGCTTCTCTTCTGGAGATGACGCGCTACGGCGTGGCCGCCGGTAGTGCTGCAACCATCAATCAGGGAACACGCCTGTGCTCGCTGGAGGATACCCAGAAGATTGTCAATTATCTGTCGAAAGCCTGATAACGCCGCCCCCTCCGCGCGAGGGGGTAAGCGCGCCAGAGTCGCCAAACCCACACTATCGACTATGCTAAAAAAACTTTCGTGATAACAATGAGGTGAAATATGAGCAGTGGTGATATCACCCGCTACGTCGTAACGGTAAGGATCCATGAAGCGTCGCTAACCGAAATCAATGAGCTGAACAATGCGTTCACGCGCGCCAATTTCCTGCTCACCCTGACCGACGAAGACGGCAATATTCATGACTTGGGGACGATGACGTTTGGCCTGATCAGCGCGCTTAGCCAGGAAGAGGTCAACGCCCTGGCGAACAGCCTGGCAGAAAGCGTGACCGATAAAGCCACGGAGATAGACGTGGACACCTGGGAGAGCTGGGTGAAAAAAGAACAATAAGTGCCTTGTAGTGCAGTAAACCGCTCATGTGTGCGTTAGTTCCTGTTTTTTAACAGCCGTTTTGCGCTAACCTTATGATCTGGCAGACAACATGGGAGAGAGATCATGTGGCAGGCTATCAGTCATCTTTTAAGTGAGCAACTGGGAGAAGGTGAAATTGAACTGCGTAACGAACTGCCAGGCGGAGAGATCCACGCCGCGTGGCATTTGCGCTACGCTGGACGCGATCTTTTCGTAAAATGCGATGAGCGGGAATTACTTCCTATCTTTACCGCCGAAGCCGATCAGCTGGAACTGTTATCGCGCAGTAAAACGGTCACGGTTCCGCAGGTCTGGGCCGTGGGAACCGACAGAGATTACAGTTTTCTGGTGATGGAGTATCTGCCGGCGCGCCCGTTGGATGCCCACAGCGCCTTCATCCTGGGACAGCAAATTGCCCGCCTGCACCAGTGGAGCGATCAGCCGCAGTTTGGCCTCGACTTTGACAACGATCTCTCCACCACGCCACAGCCTAACGCCTGGCAGCGCCGCTGGTCGACGTTCTTTGCCGAGCAGCGCATTGGCTGGCAGCTTGAGCTTGCCGCAGAGAGAGGGCTGGAATTCGGTAACATCGACGCCATCGTCGAACATGTGCAACAACGGCTCGCTTCGCATCAGCCACAGCCATCATTACTGCACGGTGATTTGTGGTCCGAGAACTGCGCGCTGGGGCCCAACGGCCCTTATATCTTTGACCCCGCCTGCTACTGGGGTGACCGGGAGTGCGATCTCGCCATGCTGCCGCTCCATCCTGAGCAGCCGCCGCAAATCTACGATGGGTATCAGTCCGTCTCCCCGCTCCCTGGCGATTTCCTCGACAGACAGCCGGTTTACCAGCTCTATACCCTGCTTAACCGGGCGATCCTGTTTGGCGGCGAGCATCTGGTTAACGCGCAGCGCGCGCTGGATCGCGTGCTCGCGGCCTGATCTCACAGGGTGGCTAATGTGCCACCCTGCGTTTTCTTACAGGAAGCCGAGCAGCGAGAAGAAGAAATAGCCCGCCACAATGATGATCACCGGCAAGACGTAGAGCGGAAATATCTGCAAGAAAATGGTGTGACGCGGAACCACTATCCGCGATTCAATCTGCTCGCGCGTCAGCCCTGAGGCCCCTTTGGCCTGCTCCAGAATCAGCTGGTCCTCCACCCCTTCACGCAAAAAACGCGTCTGACGGCTCATGCGTGCGCCCGAGGCCTGTAGCGCCATCGCAATAAAAATCAGCGCATAGATTACCCAAAACCCAACGTTAAGCTTCTGGTGGAAATCCGGCGTCGGTGAGTTGTACCAGAAAAAGTTCAGGAATGGCGTGTTGAAGCGCATCATCTCAATCATCACATGTGCGAAATCCAGCATAACCGCATTGATGCCCGGCTGCTTTTCGCTGTGATCGAACATGAATTTAAAGATGGAAATCAGCGTTGAAATCACCGCCGGAATGAAAATGACCCACCCGGCAATACGTTTTAAGACAGCGATGCGTCCAGCTTGTTGATACGTCATCAGTTCCCCTTCAAAAAAGACGCGTTATTTGTGCCTAAGTCTACCTGCTGACCGTGATTTTCGCCCGTTCTTTGAAGGCAATATGCTAAATTGCAGACTGGACTTAGCATTTATCGTTTGTCGGACACCTGAGAGAAGGAGACGTAATAATGACGGCACCGCGCCAGATTCTTGCCGCTATTTTTGACATGGATGGACTGCTGATCGATTCCGAACCGCTGTGGGATCGCGCTGAACTGGACGTTATGGCCAGCCTTGGCGTAGATATCTCTCGCCGGAACGAGTTGCCCGACACGCTTGGGCTGCGCATCGATATGGTCGTTGAGCTGTGGTATGCCCACCAGCCGTGGGTTGGCCCTGACTGCAACGAAGTGACCAACCGGATTATCAGTCGCGCGATTTCCCTGGTTGAGGAAAACAAGCCTCTTCTGCCCGGCGTGCGTGAAGCCGTTGCGCTCTGTAAGGCACAAGGCTTAAAAGTGGGGCTGGCGTCTGCCTCACCGCTGCATATGCTGGAAAAAGTGCTGACGATGTTTGAGCTGCGCGACAGCTTCGACGCGCTGGCCTCGGCGGAAAAGCTGCCCTATAGCAAACCCCACCCGCAGGTTTATATGGATTGTGCCGCGAAGCTGGGCATTGACCCGCTGTCCTGCGTGGCGCTGGAAGATTCGGTCAACGGCATGGTGGCATCGAAAGCGGCGCGTATGCGCTCGATTGTTGTCCCGGCCGAAGAAGGTCAGCACGATCCCCGCTTTGCGCTGGCCGATGTCAAACTGTCATCGCTAACCGAACTTACCCCGCAGCACCTGCGCGGCGAGTAACCCTTTTCAGGCAGCCTCGCTGCCTGAAAGCGTATGACCGGGCACGAAAGCGCATGAATAGTGCCCGTTTGTGACAAAGGGTTACACCGTCACCTCTTCCGTACACTGTATAAAAAACCTATACTGTATGAATTGACAGTTTGTTGGGTTTTATCATGACGGCGGAAGGCCACCTGCTTTTTTCAATTGCCTGCGCGGTGTTTTCTAAAAACGCTGAACTTACCCCTGTGCTGGCGCAGGGGGACTGGTGGCATATTGTCCCTTCCGCAGTATTGACCTGCCTGCTGCCGGATATCGATCATCCGAAGTCTTTCCTTGGCCAGCGATTGAAGTGGATATCCAAACCTATTGCCAGGGCCTTTGGTCATCGCGGGTTTACCCACAGTCTGTTGGCTGTTTTTGGCCTGCTGACGCTTTTCTATCTTAAGGTCCCTGATAGCTGGATAGTGCCTGCCGATGCCATTCAGGGCATGGTGCTGGGCTATTTAAGCCATATTCTTGCCGACATGCTCACCCCGGCGGGCGTGCCGCTTCTCTGGCCCTGCCGGTGGCGCTTCCGCTTACCGATCCTCGCCCCCCAGAAAGGCAACCAGCTTGAGCGCGTGTTGTGCATGGCGCTGTTTGCCTGGGCGGTCTGGATGCCGCAAACGCTGCCCGAAAACAGTGCAGTCCGCTGGTCATCGCAAATGATTAACTCCCTGCAATTCCAGTTTAATCGTTTTATTAATCACCAGATTGAACATTAAACCGACAAAATAATCACATTTGTCATAAACCATTCCATTTGGATATAAGCGCCACATCACACTTCTGCTAACCTTGCGCCAACAGGCTCGGTAAAAACCGACCGGATAATAAATCAGGAGAACGGGGATGAATTTTCCACTCATCGCGAACATTATTGTGTTCGTTGTATTGCTATTGCTTCTCGCACAGACGCGCCACAAACAGTGGAGCCTGGCGAAGAAAGTACTCGTCGGTCTGGGTATGGGTGTCGTATTTGGTCTGGCATTACACGCCATTTACGGTTCCGATAGCCCGGTAATGAAAGAGTCTATCCAGTGGTTCAACATTGTCGGTAACGGCTATGTGCAGCTGCTGCAGATGATTGTCATGCCGCTGGTGTTTGCCTCTATTCTGAGCGCGGTTGCGCGTCTGCACAACGCCACCCAGCTGGGTAAAATCAGTTTTCTGACCATCGGGACCCTGCTGTTTACTACGCTTATCGCCGCGCTGGTCGGTGTACTGGTGACTAACCTGTTTGGTCTGACCGCCGAAGGTCTGGTACAAGGCTCAGCCGAA
This region of Enterobacter cancerogenus genomic DNA includes:
- the pfkB gene encoding 6-phosphofructokinase II, which codes for MVSIYTLTLSPSLDSATLTPQIYPEGKLRCSAPVFEPGGGGINVARAITHLGGKATAIFPSGGATGEHLESLLADEQVATQTVNAKDWTRQNLHVHVESSGEQYRFVMPGARLSDDEFRQLEEKVLAIEPGALLVISGSLPPGISTQKLTALIASVQQRGIRCIVDSSGEALQAALEPGQLELVKPNQKELSALVNRALTQPDDVRTAAEELVRSGKALRVVVSLGPQGALAVDKTGFAQVVPPPMKSQSTVGAGDSMVGAMVLKLAEGASLLEMTRYGVAAGSAATINQGTRLCSLEDTQKIVNYLSKA
- the ghoS gene encoding type V toxin-antitoxin system endoribonuclease antitoxin GhoS, with amino-acid sequence MSSGDITRYVVTVRIHEASLTEINELNNAFTRANFLLTLTDEDGNIHDLGTMTFGLISALSQEEVNALANSLAESVTDKATEIDVDTWESWVKKEQ
- a CDS encoding fructosamine kinase family protein; this encodes MWQAISHLLSEQLGEGEIELRNELPGGEIHAAWHLRYAGRDLFVKCDERELLPIFTAEADQLELLSRSKTVTVPQVWAVGTDRDYSFLVMEYLPARPLDAHSAFILGQQIARLHQWSDQPQFGLDFDNDLSTTPQPNAWQRRWSTFFAEQRIGWQLELAAERGLEFGNIDAIVEHVQQRLASHQPQPSLLHGDLWSENCALGPNGPYIFDPACYWGDRECDLAMLPLHPEQPPQIYDGYQSVSPLPGDFLDRQPVYQLYTLLNRAILFGGEHLVNAQRALDRVLAA
- a CDS encoding YniB family protein; amino-acid sequence: MTYQQAGRIAVLKRIAGWVIFIPAVISTLISIFKFMFDHSEKQPGINAVMLDFAHVMIEMMRFNTPFLNFFWYNSPTPDFHQKLNVGFWVIYALIFIAMALQASGARMSRQTRFLREGVEDQLILEQAKGASGLTREQIESRIVVPRHTIFLQIFPLYVLPVIIIVAGYFFFSLLGFL
- the hxpB gene encoding hexitol phosphatase HxpB yields the protein MTAPRQILAAIFDMDGLLIDSEPLWDRAELDVMASLGVDISRRNELPDTLGLRIDMVVELWYAHQPWVGPDCNEVTNRIISRAISLVEENKPLLPGVREAVALCKAQGLKVGLASASPLHMLEKVLTMFELRDSFDALASAEKLPYSKPHPQVYMDCAAKLGIDPLSCVALEDSVNGMVASKAARMRSIVVPAEEGQHDPRFALADVKLSSLTELTPQHLRGE
- a CDS encoding metal-dependent hydrolase; this encodes MGFIMTAEGHLLFSIACAVFSKNAELTPVLAQGDWWHIVPSAVLTCLLPDIDHPKSFLGQRLKWISKPIARAFGHRGFTHSLLAVFGLLTLFYLKVPDSWIVPADAIQGMVLGYLSHILADMLTPAGVPLLWPCRWRFRLPILAPQKGNQLERVLCMALFAWAVWMPQTLPENSAVRWSSQMINSLQFQFNRFINHQIEH